A region of the Pseudobacteriovorax antillogorgiicola genome:
GAATACTTGGATGAATCGAGATCTTCGCACGCCTTTTGGAGGAATGAAGGAGTCAGGACTCGGGCGAGAGGGTGGTTGGGAAGCCCTGCGTTTCTTTACGGAAGCTAAAAACATTTGCATTTCTTATAAATAAGGTTTGAAACAGATGAGTATCCATAACAGCGATAAAGCCCCTGAGCCTGTAGGCCTCTATCCCCACGCCCGTCAGGTGGGAGATTTACTATTCCTTTCGGGAGTGGGGCCAAGACAGCGAGGTAGCAAAGAGATTCCTGGCGTTCAGCTGGACGGTGATGGGCGTATTGCCAGCTACGATATTGAGGCTCAGTGTCGCTCAGTATTCGACAATGTTCGGATGATCCTGGAAGCTTCTGGCAGTAGCTGGGATAAGTTGGTTGATGTCACGGTGTTTTTGACCAACATGAAAGACGATTTTAAGATCTACAACCGGATCTATGCCGAGTACTTTAGGGACAATCAGCCCTGCCGTACCACTGTGGAAATCAATTCTCTGCCAACCCCCATTGCTATCGAACTTAAATGCATCGCCACGATTTAAGGAGACGATCATGTTAGCGCCAATGAATTTTAAAAAGTGGATCGATGATAATCGTGCCTTCCTGAAGCCGCCGGTTGGCAATCGCTGTGTGTATGAAGACAGTGAGTTTATCATCATGGTGGTAGGCGGGCCGAACAAGCGAAAAGACTTTCACGTCAATCAATCTGAAGAGTTCTTCTATCAACTGGAAGGGGATATGATTTTGAAGGTGAGGGAGGGGGCTGAGATCAATGATTTGATCATCCGCGAAGGAGATATTTTCCTCTTGCCGCCTCGGGTTCCACACTCTCCCCAAAGGTCTGAGAACACTGTCGGCCTGGTGGTCGAGAGAAAGCGTCGATCTGGGGAAGAGGATGGCTTCATCTGGTATTGTGACCAGTGTGGAGCCAAAGTTTACGATCACTTTTTCTTTCTGACTGATATTGTCAAGCAATTGCCGCCGATTTTTGAAACCTTCTATAGCAAGGACGAAAATTGCATTTGCAAGAAGTGTGGCCACAAAAATACCAAGGACTAGGGGTTGACCGCTATGGAACGCATCGATATCCACACCCACATCATGCCTGCTGATATTCCTAATTTTCAGGAGCGCTTTGGCTATGGTGGCTTTATTCAGCTGGATCACCATAAGCCTTGCTGTGCAAGGATGATCAAGGATGATGGTACCTTCTTCCGGGAAATCCAACACAATTGCTGGAGCCCGGAGGCGCGAATTGATGAATGTGACAAATTTGGAATCACCAAACAGGTGCTCAGCACGATACCCGTGTTGTTTAGCTATTGGGCAAAGCCCCAAGACGGCCTAACTGTTGCTCGATTTATCAACGATCACATTGCATCGGTGGTGCAGCGCTTTCCCGATCGATTCTACGGGCTGGGAACCTTGCCCATGCAAGCCCCTGATCTGGCGATCACCGAATTGGAACGGGTGGTCAAAGACTTAGGACTTCAAGGAATCGAAATTGGCACTAACATCAATGAGTGGAACCTCAATGCCCCTGAGGTATTCGCAGTTCTCGAAGCATGTCAGGACTTAGGTGCCGCCGTGTTTGTGCACCCATGGAATATGATGGGCAAGGATCAGATGCCAGACTACTGGTTGCCATGGCTGGTGGGGATGCCAGCGGAAACATCCCGAGCGATTTGCAGCATGATTTTCGGTGGGGTTTTCGAACGACTGCCGCAGCTGAGAGTTGCCTTTGCTCATGGTGGAGGGTCGTTTCCAGCGACCATCGGCAGGATCGAGCATGGCTTCAACGTCAGACCCGACTTATGTGCTGTGGATAACCCGAAAAATCCGCGAGATTACCTGGGGCAGTTCTATCTCGACTCCCTGGTCCACGACCCCAAAGCTTTGCATTACATCATGGATATAGTGGGGGACGATCGTGTGGCACTCGGGTCCGATTATCCCTTCCCACTGGGAGAGTTGGAGCCAGGCACGATGATCGCAGGGATGTCGACCTTAAGTGATGAACAGAAAGTGAAGTTGTTAAGCAAAAATGCCCGCGACTGGCTGGGTGTATAAGTCGGATAGGAAAGGATGGCAATCACCATGCAAGATTTTCAAAATTCTCTAGAAACTGCGAGGCGAATGGATCAGGATGATCCTCTCCATAAGTGGCGGGATGAGTTCTATATCCCGACGCACCAGGGTGAGCCTGTCCTTTATTTCTGTGGTAATTCGTTGGGGCTTCAGCCCAAAACAGCGCGGCCAATGATCGAACAGGAGCTTAAAGATTGGGCGCAGCACGGAGTTGAAGGGCACTTCGAAGCAGAGCGACCCTGGGTTCACTATCACGAGTTCCTCACCGATGCCATGGCCAAAGTCGTCGGCGGCAATGCTTGCGAGGTTGTTTGTATGAATAGCCTCACAGTCAATCTTCACCTGATGATGGTTTCTTTCTATCGCCCTGAAGGTAGGCGAAGGAAGATTCTCATCGAGGGTGGGGCTTTCCCTTCGGATCAATATGCGGTGGCCTCCCAAGCACGGTTTCATGGGCTTGATGCCGACCAGGTGGTCGAAGAGCTGCAACCCAGGCCCGGTGAGCATTTGCTTCGCACGGAAGATATTCTAACCAAAGTTGAAGAACTGGGTGACGAACTTGCTTTGATTATGATTGGTGGAGTAAATTATCTCACCGGCCAGCTCTACGATATGGAAGCGATCACCCAAAAAGGTCATGCAGTGGGAGCTAAGGTGGGCTTTGATCTGGCCCATGGCGCTGGGAATGTTCCCTTGCGTCTCCATGATTGGGGAGTCGATTTTGCGGTGTGGTGTTCGTATAAATATCTCAACTCCGGGCCGGGAGGGATTGCAGGGTGCTTTGTCCACGAGAACCATGTGAAGGGCAATCTGCCGCGATTTGAAGGTTGGTGGGGCCATAGCAAGGAGAAGCGCTTCAAGATGGAGCCTAGCTTTGAGGCGATTCCATCGGTGGAAGCTTGGCAGCTTTCCAATCCTCCCATCTTTCAGCTCGCATCCTTGCTAGCGTCCCTAAAGATCTTCGACCAAGCGGGCATGAGTGAACTGCGAACCAAGAGCGAGTGTTTAACATCGTACCTTGAGTATATGGTGGTCGACGCCTTTGGCAGTCGCGACCTGGTGATTACCCCAAGCCAGGTCCATGAGCGGGGGGCTCAGCTTTCGTTTCGTATTCCAAAAGGTGGTCGTGATGTTCTTGAACGCTTGAAGCAACGAGGAGTGATCTGCGATTTCCGCGAGCCAAATATCATCCGAGCCGCCCCAACGCCCCTTTATAACAGCTACGAGGATGTGTTTCGATTTGTCTCGATTCTGAAGGAGTGTGTTCATGAGCTTAGCTAAGTCAGAGGTTGTGACGATTGCCGGTGCTGGTCTAGCAGGTGCTTACCTTGCGACCCTTCTTGCCGAGGCCGGTGTGACCGTAAACCTCTACGAATCGCGACCAGATATGCGGCAGGAGAATGTTGGCGGAGGGCGGTCGATCAACCTGGCAATCTCAAGGCGTGGCCTAGAGGCTTTGGCTGCTGTGGGTTTAAGTCAGCAGGTGGAGGCCCTATTAATTCCCATGAAGGGTCGGCAAATTCACCAGGAGAGTGGTGGAGAAACCTTTCAAACTTATGGGGCTCAGGCTGGGGAGGGGATCTATTCCGTATCTCGAAGCGGCCTGAATCGCTTGTTGCTCGACCGAGCGGAAGCCACGGGTAGGGTGCGGTTTCATTTCGATTCGGGCGTTGAATCGGTAGATCTCGACCAGAAGATGCTGAGGCTTAACAACGGCTCGCAAGTTCCCTACCAACGCTTGGTGGGTACCGATGGCTCAGGATCCATGGTGCGCAAAAGCTTGCTTGAAAAAACCGGGCGCTTCCAAGCTGAGATGTTGGATTATGGCTATAAAGAACTGACAGTTCCGCCGATGCAGGGGAACTTTGCCCTTGAGCCACATGCCTTGCATATCTGGCCAAGACACCGCTTTATGCTGATCGCCCTACCGAATCCAGATAAAACGTTTACAGGCACTCTATTCTTACCCCACACAGGAAACCCAGGGTTTTCGTCTCTGGACACCTCCGATGCCCTACAAAGCTTTTTTGAGCAGAACTTTGCTGATGCCCTGCCCATGATCCCAGAGCTGGGTCAAGAGTTTTTTAGTAATCCCACCGGAGTCTTGGGCACCATCCGTTTGGATACCTGGCATTGGCAGGACCATCTAGTGTTGATGGGCGATGCAGCCCATGGCATCGTACCCTTCTACGGTCAAGGAATGAATTGTGCGTTGGAGTCCTGTCGTCAGTTCTTCGAAAACCTCAAAAACCATGGCTTCCAGTGGCAGAACGCGCTTCCAGATTTTGTCCAAAACCGGAAACCTCAAGCTGATGCGATTGCTCAGCTAGCACTGAAAAATTTCTGGGAGATGCAGGATCATGTTGCCGATGAGAAATTTCTTTTGGAAAAAGCCGTTCTCAATAGCTTAGAAGGCCTTATCCCAGGATTTCGCACGGAATACAGCTTGGTGACGTTTACTGAGGTTCCATACGATGATGCCTTAGAGCAAGGCCAAGAGCAAAAAACCCTCGTGAAGCAAATTGTGGGTAATGCTCAAAGCCTGGGAGAAATTGACTGGCAAAATGCTGAAACTCTTGCTAGGAATTATCTAAACCAACATCAATTGAGGAGTGCCTTATGATCAGGACTGTGTTTGCCTTTGTTTTTTGTTCATTCTTGCTGTCCTGTGATAGAAGCAGCGATAGCCCGACGTTCCAGCAAAGGCAGCAGCCGAACTTCCTTGATGTTGAAAAACTAACAGTAACTGAAAAAGTCTATTTCGACATAAGTATCGATGATGAACCTGCAGGACGCGTGGTGATTGGCCTATTTGGCAACAACGTGCCAGCCACAGCGCGGAATTTTCGGATTCTTAGCACCGGCGAGCAAGGACTTGGCCTAGCTGATAAACCTCTGGACTACACTGGCAGCAGTTTCCATCGAATCGTGCCAGGCTTCGTAGTACAGGGAGGGGACATTATCAAAGGTGATGGTACGGGAGGTGAAAGCATTTACGGAGCCACCTTTCCCGACGAAAGTTTCGCGATCCCTCACGATCGTGCAGGTCTTGTAAGTATGGCAAACCGGGGGCCAGACACCAATAGCTCTCAGTTTTTCATCACCTTAGCGCCCGCTCCTTGGTTGAATGGCCGCCATGTGGTGTTTGGCAAGGTGTTAGAAGGGGATGCGGTGATCGATCAAATGACCCAGCAAGCAGCAGATGGCTTGGATGGAGCTACTAAAGTTCCAGTGGTTATCACAGAAGCTGGCATGTTCGAAGATGGTGAGTCGTGAGGCAGATGCCCCACACTTTATTTACTCTTTGACAAAGCAGCGATACAAGGCGTTCAAGGCTGTTTCATAGAACTCGGGGGCAACCCCGACGATAATATTTAATTCGCTGGCTCCTTGGTTGATAAGGCTGACATTGACCCCAGCATCCCTGAGAGCTTCGAAGACTTTTGCAGCGATTCCAATGGTTTTCGCCATCTCTTCTCCCACAACCGCAATCAAAGCTATTTGGGGCACAAGTTCGAGCCGGTCCGGTCGCAAAGTACGTTTGATCTCTTCCATAACCAGGTCGGTCTTGCCTTCCAATTGAGAGCTTTCAAGAATGACGCTCATGCTATCGATTGCGGAGGGGCAGTGCTCGAAACTAATCCCAAGCCGCTCAAGAATTCCAAACAGTCGGAATGCGAAGCCTATCTCTTTGTTCATGAGGTTCTTTTCAATATTGATCATGACAAAGTTCTTCTTGCCAGCGATACCCGCGATTTCCGTATTCTTTTCGATCTCAGGGCTAAGCTTACTGACAATACGTGTGCCGTGGTGCTCAGGCTTGTTGGTGTTGAGGATGGCAATGGGAATCCCCACCTCACGCACCGGGGCGATTGCCTCGTCGTGAAGGACGCTTGCACCCATGTATGACAGCTCCCGAATCTCGGCGTATGTGGCTTCTTCCATGGGTTTGGCGTCAGCGATAATCCGGGGGTCAGCCATCAATAGACCGGAAACATCCGTCCAGTTTTCGTAGATCAGGGCATTAATCGCCCTTGCGACAATGGCTCCCGAAATGTCTGAGCCACCGCGGGAAAACGTTTTTATCTGACCAGCGTTATCACAACCGTAGAATCCGGGGATCACGTAGCGTTTGCTCTCGTTTTGAAGTCTTGCCCGCAGCTTTTCATAAGACTCTGGGTTGACCGTTCCATTAGGATTAAGAAATATCACCTCATGAGGATCTACAAACTCAGCATCTAAGAACGCAGCCATCAGCAGGCCATTGAGATACTCACCCCGAGAGGCAATATAGTCTCGACTGACCCCTTCTAGAATCTTTCCTTTTAGTTGCTCCAGGTGATCTGCCATTTGGCCGTTGACCCCCAGATCCGCCTCAATTCCCAGATAGCGGTCGCGGACGAGATTGAACGCCTCGCTAAAATCTGTACCCACCGAGGCACTTTGCTGGCAAAGATAGAGAAGGTCTGTAAGCTTGGCGTCGTCAGGGCTTCGCTTGCCAGGGGCTGACGGGACGATAATAGTTCGACGTTTATCAGCAGCGAGTATTGCTTGTACTTTCTTGAATTGCTTGGCGTCGGCTAGGCTGCTGCCTCCAAACTTACAAACGATGCGGCTCATGAGATTTCCTCTTCAGGTGGGTCAAATACTTGCTAAGGTGTTAGCACAGCAGAATCTGTCCGCAAATAACTTATTCTGGGGTTTGGTTTTCTTGGGCAAAATCGCAATGATTTCGAGTGAAAGTTGACTTAGTAGAGTCTGCTTAGGTACCATGTGAAATAAATATAGTGTTGCGTATACTGCTAATAACAAAAGCGACGATAGGAGATTCTTATGATCCGTGCCACTTGCTTTCTAACGTTTAGTCTTCTGGCTTTGAGCTGTGGTTCCAATGACGATGACAGTGATACTGTGAGCACGGGCAACTCTCAGGATCTACAAGCCTGTATAGGGCTTCCTGAGCCTGCTGTTCTGAGAATTCCTGCCGCTGAGTGCCCTACAGACTATAACTACGTAGGCACTAGCCCCAGTGGCCCACTGGGTAAGAACCTAACAGTTTGTCTCTACAAGAACGCTCCCGACGAGTGCTTAGAGATCTGACTTAGAAGGGGCCAAAGGCCCCAGGCTTTGATCCAATAGATTGGGTACCATCAGAGGCCCTAAAAGCTCTCATCCAAAGAGGCAAACATCTCAAATTTGATTTGCTGCTCCCCGATACCTTTTTCTCTGAGCTTTAGAACCTGAGCTTTTATAAATGGCACTGGGCCGCAGATATAAAAATCAGCTTCATCAAACTTCTTGTTCCAGACTGTGTCCAAGTTCAAGTAGCCAGTATGAGCTTCACCATGATCCGTGGCATCTTCTAAAAATAGCTCCACAGAACCGCTTAGTTGACTATCAAAGAGAAGGGGGACAGAACTTTGGTCTCGATCACAATGGATTAATGTGTAATCGTCGGTTTCAAGGCTGAGTGCCATGGAGAGAAGGGGAGTGATGCCAATCCCCGCACTTAAAAATACTTTGTGAGCCTGGTCTTGGGATAGGCAAAAACTGCCACATGGCTGGCTGCATTCCACCATATCGCCTTCCTGCCAACTATGAACAGCATGAGACCCTTGGCCCCTGTGCTTACCTTTCACTTCCTTCTTTACGCTAATTCTAAGAAATTCAGGATGCCAGGGATGGCTTAAACTATACTGACGAATCAGGCCCATATTCCCATCACTTGCTGAGAGCTTTAAGCTGATATATTGACCCGGGATGAATTGCGGTACCTTGCCGTTGGCTGGACTCAGGTAAATTGATCGTACTAGGGGGCTTTCTTCAACAATTTTTAATATCTTGAAGCTTGTAAAGTCCTGTTCTGAGTCGGATCTGCGACGAATTTTAGCTTCTACCTCGATGAATATCTCAGCAAGTTCTTGATAAGCGACTTGCCAAGCTCTGACGATCGAATCAGCAGGCTTTAGATTCAGGATTGTGCAGATACTCTCTAAAAGCTGGCTGCCAACCACGGAATACTGCTCTGGCTTGACGCCCACGCTCACATGCTTCTCCGCTATCAAGCGGATGTGAGCTAATAGCTTGTCAGGGTTTCTTATGTTCTTTGCATAGGCCAATATGGAAGACGCCAGAGCCCTGGGCTGATTCCCTGTTCGTTGATGGCTCATATTGAATACTGATTTGAGTGCCGGATGTTTCTCGAAGAGGCTCTGATAGAAATGATTGGTGATGTCTAGGCCATACCGCTCTAGAAATGGAATCGATCGTTCGATGTCGGTGATTTGCTCTGGGGTCATGATATGTTCCTAAAGATGTATATGATATGTATCTTTACAAAGATGTATATAAAATACATTTTATAAGATGTCCAGATGAGTACCTAATTTTCTTTGCAGCTTGAGATCGTTTGTTCCGAAGTAGCCACTATGCTAATAATCAAGCGCTACTGTTTGTGAGGTTCGAATATGCAACTGACGAAATATTCCGACTACTCCTTGAGGGTACTGATATATGTCGCTTTGAGGCGGACGGGTGAATTAAGTCAAATAGACATGATTTGTGAGGCCTACAATATTTCAAAGAATCATCTTGTGAAGGTCGTCCACGGTCTCGGTCAACTTGGATATCTAGAGACTGTCAGAGGAAAGAATGGTGGGGTTCGGCTAGCTCTAGATCCATCCGACATTCGGATTGGTGATTTAATCCGGCAAACAGAGGCCACACTTTCATCCTTTGATTGTGAACATCCGCCATGCGCTATCGTCCGTGTCTGTCGCCTGAGAGGTGTTTTCGCGGAAGCTATGAAGGCTTATCTTGACGTGTTGGATAAGTATACCCTAGCGGATATGGTGCGGAGGCCTGGTTCTTTGCGAGACATACTCATCTCCTAAAAGCCGATGTCAAGGTTTGCATGGCCCAAACATCGGCTTTGACCTATGATTGCCGTGGCTAGGCCCATCTAAAGATAGGATAGATGGCTAGCAAGCTTATTAGAGTCCCCCAACTGGGGTCTCTAAAGGCTAGGATCGCGAAGATATGAAAAAATGCAGCTGAAAGCAGCGCAATGAAAAACCTATCGCCTCTCGTTGTGGGAAACGGTAAAACTCCTTGTCGTATAACTGTTGGTTCTTTGAATTGCCACAGGCACATGGCACCTATGCCGAGGGCGATCGAAAGAAAAAATAATGCTGTAGGTGTGGTCCAAGCCATCCAGTTAAGCATCTGTCACCTCCTTTAAACACGACCCAGAGCAAATCCTTTGGCAATATGGTTTCTCACAAACCATATCACGATCACTCCAGGCACTATGGTTAAACACCCTGCTGCTGCTAGAAGCCCCCAATCCATCCCCGCGGCACCCTTGGTGCGAGTCATCATCGCGACAATGGGCTTGGCGTCCACTGATGTCAGAGTTCGGGCGAGCAGTAGCTCAACCCAGCTAAACATGAAGCAGAAAAATGCAGCGACTCCTATTCCAGAACGTATTTGCGGAATAAGCACCCGGATAAAGAACTGATCGAATCGATAGCCATCAAGTTTTGCCATCTCATCGATTTTAGGTGAGACCCCAGAGATAAACCCTTCGAGAATCCAAACGCAAATCGGGATATTGAACAGCGTGTGAGCGAGAGCCACAGCCCAAATACTATCGAACATTCCCAAGGTAGAATACAGTTGGAAAAATGGCAGGAGGAACACCGCAGGAGGGGCCATCCGATTCGTTAACAACCAAAAAAATAGGTGCCTATCCCCTAAAAACCGATAGCGCGCAAATCCATAAGCAGCTGGCAGAGAAAGCGTTAAGGAAATGATGGTATTGAGGACAACATATTGGAGACCATTGATATAACCTTGGTACCAGCTCGGGTCGCTGAGAATAATGCGATAATTCTCTAGCGACCAAACTTCTGGGATGAGAGTCAGGCCTCCCAATATCTCTTCATTTGTTTTAAACGACATGACTAGTAGCCAGTAGATCGGGATCAATACAAAAAGAAAGTAGCCGATCAGTATGCCGATACGTTTAACCTTCAATGAGAGTATTCCTGCCACTGCTTAAGAAGTTGATCATAAGGTATCGTTTGGCCCTTGGGTTTTTCATTTGCTAGCTTTGGTTTAGGAGATCCGGGCTGCTTGAGCCAATACTCACTACCCTTAGGGTTCTTCGCTAATTTCGGTTCACAGCGCTTCATACCCGCACGCTGTAGCCTTTTCAGAACGGAATCCATTTGGGTTCCCAATTGATCCATGGCTTGTTGGGGAGATTTCTCGCCGCTGATGGCAAGGGAAATATTCTGCCACCAGAGTTGGGAAAGTCTAGGATAGTCAGGTACATTGTTGCCAGTTGGTGTCCACGATGTTCGAGCAGGACTCCGATAGAATTCCACAAGGCCTCCGAGTTTGGGGGCAAGCTTTGTTACGATAGGTGAATTGATGTCCGACTCGCGAATGGGAGTCAAGCCGTGAATGAACTTTGTAAGAGATACACTTTTAGAAACGGTGAACTGGGCATAGAGCCAGGCCGCCTGACGCCGCTTTAGAGGGGTATGCTTGAGCATCGTCCAAGAACCAGCATCTTGATAGCCTAATTTCATACCGTCTTCCCAGTAGGGGCCATGAGGGGAAGGTGCCATTCGCCATTTGGGAGTCCCATCCTCATTGACGACATCCAGGCCCTTCTTTAGGCTGCTTGCGGTGAACGCTGTGTACCAAAAAATCTGCTGTGCAATCTGGCCTTGGGCCGGTACCGGACCCGCTTCTGAAAAAGTCATCCCCATAGCTTCAGGGGGAGCGTATTGCTTCATCCAATCGATGTACTTGCTTAGTGCATAAACGGATGCCGGGGCGTTGACAGCACCGCCACGATCCATAGAAGCCCCTACAGGGTGGCAAGATTCAGAGCGAATTCCCCATTCGTCCACGGGCAGTCCGTTAGGAAGTCCTTTACTTCCAGTTCCCGCCATTGACAGCCAGGCATCAGTAAAACGCCAGCCTAGCGATGGATCTTTCTTACCATAGTCCATGTGACCATAAACTTTCTTGCCATCAATCTCCTTGACGACGTTGGTAAAGAAGTCTGCGATATCTTCATAAGCAGACCAGTTGACTGGTACACCTAGATCATATCCATATTTCTCCTTGAATTGTTTTTGGAGTTCGGGCTTTTGAAACCAGTCGTAACGAAACCAGTAGAGGTTGGCAAACTGCTGATCCGGGAGTTGATATAGCTTTCCATCAGGACCAGTTGTAAAACTCTTACCAATAAAGTCGTCAATATCTAGGGTAGGAAGAGTTACTGACTTTCCCTCTTTCTTCATAAAATCGCTGAGGGCAACGACATAGTCATTTCTGGAGTGAGTTCCAATAAGATCGCTGTCATTCACATACATGTCATAGATTGAACGACCGGTTTGAAACTCCGTTTGAAGCTTCTCAATGACATCACCTTCGCCGATCAGGTCATGCTCGACTTTGATACCGGTGATATCTTCGAACGCTTTCGTGAGGACCTTGGATTCATACGTATGGGTGTCAATGGTTTCCGAAACAACTTTGATCGTCATCCCTTTATAAGGTTTAGATGCGTTGTGAAACCAAAGAAGCTCTTCTTTCTGCTCCTTGGGGCTCAGTACACTCTGATGAAACTCGCTGCTCAGCCATTTATCAATTTTTTTATCAATTGTTTCAGCTGATCCGAGAGTACTCCCCAGTAGTGCAACTCCCAAGGTTGATATCCAACAGATCTTCATAGGCTCGTCCTTTCAATATTGAGGTTAAAGCTGGATCAAGTAGATCTTTCTATTCTAATGAGGATTAGCGTCTTTCTTATGCTCATCGGGTGAATTCATGATTAGGTTGTAGAAAATAAAACACACCAGTAGGATAATAAGGAAGTAGATTAATGAAAATGCACTCGCAATTCCGAGATCAAATTGTCCCACCGCTAAGCGAGTAAGGTACTGGCTAAGGAAGGTTGTGGTGTTACCAGGACCTCCTCCCGTCAAAACAAAGGGCTCGGTGTAGATCATAAAGCTATCCATGAACCTTAGCATCAAGGCGATAACCAAGACATTCTTGAGCTTTGGTAGTTCTATAAACCGAAAAATATCCCAGTCCGTCGCGCGGTCTATATAGGCCGCTTGGTAATAGCTGTGAGGTATGCTTCGAAGGCCTGAATATACTAAAAGGATCACCAAAGGTAGCCAATGCCAAACCTCCAGTAGCATGAGTGTTAGCCAGGCATCAAAAG
Encoded here:
- a CDS encoding RidA family protein, with the protein product MSIHNSDKAPEPVGLYPHARQVGDLLFLSGVGPRQRGSKEIPGVQLDGDGRIASYDIEAQCRSVFDNVRMILEASGSSWDKLVDVTVFLTNMKDDFKIYNRIYAEYFRDNQPCRTTVEINSLPTPIAIELKCIATI
- a CDS encoding aspartate kinase is translated as MSRIVCKFGGSSLADAKQFKKVQAILAADKRRTIIVPSAPGKRSPDDAKLTDLLYLCQQSASVGTDFSEAFNLVRDRYLGIEADLGVNGQMADHLEQLKGKILEGVSRDYIASRGEYLNGLLMAAFLDAEFVDPHEVIFLNPNGTVNPESYEKLRARLQNESKRYVIPGFYGCDNAGQIKTFSRGGSDISGAIVARAINALIYENWTDVSGLLMADPRIIADAKPMEEATYAEIRELSYMGASVLHDEAIAPVREVGIPIAILNTNKPEHHGTRIVSKLSPEIEKNTEIAGIAGKKNFVMINIEKNLMNKEIGFAFRLFGILERLGISFEHCPSAIDSMSVILESSQLEGKTDLVMEEIKRTLRPDRLELVPQIALIAVVGEEMAKTIGIAAKVFEALRDAGVNVSLINQGASELNIIVGVAPEFYETALNALYRCFVKE
- a CDS encoding carbohydrate ABC transporter permease; the encoded protein is MKVKRIGILIGYFLFVLIPIYWLLVMSFKTNEEILGGLTLIPEVWSLENYRIILSDPSWYQGYINGLQYVVLNTIISLTLSLPAAYGFARYRFLGDRHLFFWLLTNRMAPPAVFLLPFFQLYSTLGMFDSIWAVALAHTLFNIPICVWILEGFISGVSPKIDEMAKLDGYRFDQFFIRVLIPQIRSGIGVAAFFCFMFSWVELLLARTLTSVDAKPIVAMMTRTKGAAGMDWGLLAAAGCLTIVPGVIVIWFVRNHIAKGFALGRV
- a CDS encoding amidohydrolase family protein translates to MERIDIHTHIMPADIPNFQERFGYGGFIQLDHHKPCCARMIKDDGTFFREIQHNCWSPEARIDECDKFGITKQVLSTIPVLFSYWAKPQDGLTVARFINDHIASVVQRFPDRFYGLGTLPMQAPDLAITELERVVKDLGLQGIEIGTNINEWNLNAPEVFAVLEACQDLGAAVFVHPWNMMGKDQMPDYWLPWLVGMPAETSRAICSMIFGGVFERLPQLRVAFAHGGGSFPATIGRIEHGFNVRPDLCAVDNPKNPRDYLGQFYLDSLVHDPKALHYIMDIVGDDRVALGSDYPFPLGELEPGTMIAGMSTLSDEQKVKLLSKNARDWLGV
- a CDS encoding globin domain-containing protein — translated: MTPEQITDIERSIPFLERYGLDITNHFYQSLFEKHPALKSVFNMSHQRTGNQPRALASSILAYAKNIRNPDKLLAHIRLIAEKHVSVGVKPEQYSVVGSQLLESICTILNLKPADSIVRAWQVAYQELAEIFIEVEAKIRRRSDSEQDFTSFKILKIVEESPLVRSIYLSPANGKVPQFIPGQYISLKLSASDGNMGLIRQYSLSHPWHPEFLRISVKKEVKGKHRGQGSHAVHSWQEGDMVECSQPCGSFCLSQDQAHKVFLSAGIGITPLLSMALSLETDDYTLIHCDRDQSSVPLLFDSQLSGSVELFLEDATDHGEAHTGYLNLDTVWNKKFDEADFYICGPVPFIKAQVLKLREKGIGEQQIKFEMFASLDESF
- a CDS encoding DUF2160 domain-containing protein, translating into MLNWMAWTTPTALFFLSIALGIGAMCLWQFKEPTVIRQGVLPFPTTRGDRFFIALLSAAFFHIFAILAFRDPSWGTLISLLAIYPIFRWA
- the kynU gene encoding kynureninase — translated: MQDFQNSLETARRMDQDDPLHKWRDEFYIPTHQGEPVLYFCGNSLGLQPKTARPMIEQELKDWAQHGVEGHFEAERPWVHYHEFLTDAMAKVVGGNACEVVCMNSLTVNLHLMMVSFYRPEGRRRKILIEGGAFPSDQYAVASQARFHGLDADQVVEELQPRPGEHLLRTEDILTKVEELGDELALIMIGGVNYLTGQLYDMEAITQKGHAVGAKVGFDLAHGAGNVPLRLHDWGVDFAVWCSYKYLNSGPGGIAGCFVHENHVKGNLPRFEGWWGHSKEKRFKMEPSFEAIPSVEAWQLSNPPIFQLASLLASLKIFDQAGMSELRTKSECLTSYLEYMVVDAFGSRDLVITPSQVHERGAQLSFRIPKGGRDVLERLKQRGVICDFREPNIIRAAPTPLYNSYEDVFRFVSILKECVHELS
- a CDS encoding Rrf2 family transcriptional regulator, with the translated sequence MQLTKYSDYSLRVLIYVALRRTGELSQIDMICEAYNISKNHLVKVVHGLGQLGYLETVRGKNGGVRLALDPSDIRIGDLIRQTEATLSSFDCEHPPCAIVRVCRLRGVFAEAMKAYLDVLDKYTLADMVRRPGSLRDILIS
- a CDS encoding peptidylprolyl isomerase — its product is MIRTVFAFVFCSFLLSCDRSSDSPTFQQRQQPNFLDVEKLTVTEKVYFDISIDDEPAGRVVIGLFGNNVPATARNFRILSTGEQGLGLADKPLDYTGSSFHRIVPGFVVQGGDIIKGDGTGGESIYGATFPDESFAIPHDRAGLVSMANRGPDTNSSQFFITLAPAPWLNGRHVVFGKVLEGDAVIDQMTQQAADGLDGATKVPVVITEAGMFEDGES
- a CDS encoding FAD-dependent oxidoreductase translates to MSLAKSEVVTIAGAGLAGAYLATLLAEAGVTVNLYESRPDMRQENVGGGRSINLAISRRGLEALAAVGLSQQVEALLIPMKGRQIHQESGGETFQTYGAQAGEGIYSVSRSGLNRLLLDRAEATGRVRFHFDSGVESVDLDQKMLRLNNGSQVPYQRLVGTDGSGSMVRKSLLEKTGRFQAEMLDYGYKELTVPPMQGNFALEPHALHIWPRHRFMLIALPNPDKTFTGTLFLPHTGNPGFSSLDTSDALQSFFEQNFADALPMIPELGQEFFSNPTGVLGTIRLDTWHWQDHLVLMGDAAHGIVPFYGQGMNCALESCRQFFENLKNHGFQWQNALPDFVQNRKPQADAIAQLALKNFWEMQDHVADEKFLLEKAVLNSLEGLIPGFRTEYSLVTFTEVPYDDALEQGQEQKTLVKQIVGNAQSLGEIDWQNAETLARNYLNQHQLRSAL
- a CDS encoding 3-hydroxyanthranilate 3,4-dioxygenase, with product MLAPMNFKKWIDDNRAFLKPPVGNRCVYEDSEFIIMVVGGPNKRKDFHVNQSEEFFYQLEGDMILKVREGAEINDLIIREGDIFLLPPRVPHSPQRSENTVGLVVERKRRSGEEDGFIWYCDQCGAKVYDHFFFLTDIVKQLPPIFETFYSKDENCICKKCGHKNTKD